TTCAGGATGCCGGAGCGAGTCTTCAGACCTGTCTGAGCACTACAGCCTCCCCAGCTCTCAAACTTGTACTTGCAGTCAGCTGGATGAGAGGGGAGAGGCATTAGAACTAGCCAGGACCAAGAGGGACCTTAGCCCTGGTCACCCAGCACAGGGTGGTCCCCAACCACCCCACCTCCATGTACCCACctccaaatttctttttccagttgcaGGGGATCTTGCACTTGAGCTTCTTACTCTCATCTTTGCAAGTTCCCTCACGGTAGCCCAGGCCACAGTCCTTACTGTTGGGAACACAGGGTCCCCAGCGCCAGTCCTCGCATTTGGAGCCAtcctt
This region of Motacilla alba alba isolate MOTALB_02 chromosome 5, Motacilla_alba_V1.0_pri, whole genome shotgun sequence genomic DNA includes:
- the MDK gene encoding midkine isoform X2: MQVRSLFLLLVLVLVAATVEASKNKKEKAKKDGSKCEDWRWGPCVPNSKDCGLGYREGTCKDESKKLKCKIPCNWKKKFGADCKYKFESWGGCSAQTGLKTRSGILKKALYNAQCEETVYVTKPCSSKIKSKSKAKKGKGKD
- the MDK gene encoding midkine isoform X1, whose protein sequence is MHERMQVRSLFLLLVLVLVAATVEASKNKKEKAKKDGSKCEDWRWGPCVPNSKDCGLGYREGTCKDESKKLKCKIPCNWKKKFGADCKYKFESWGGCSAQTGLKTRSGILKKALYNAQCEETVYVTKPCSSKIKSKSKAKKGKGKD